A genomic stretch from Campylobacter concisus includes:
- the kdsB gene encoding 3-deoxy-manno-octulosonate cytidylyltransferase, with amino-acid sequence MIIIPARLASTRFSNKILKEINGVPMFVATALRVSGVDNVVVAVDEQSILEIAKAHGIKAVLTSKDHQSGTDRINEAAQILGLSESEIIINVQADEPFIEPENIAKFRAFCEQNKGKAFMFSCYKKIDDEFADDKNLVKVVTDFEGYALYFSRSRIPFNRSECKSYKAHLGIYGYSVKSLKEFCALMPSSLENTEKLEQLRALENGKKIAMLEVKSQSIGIDSEEDYQRALAKFGKK; translated from the coding sequence ATGATAATCATCCCAGCCCGCCTTGCTTCGACAAGGTTTAGTAACAAAATTTTAAAAGAGATAAATGGCGTGCCGATGTTTGTGGCGACGGCTCTTAGAGTAAGTGGTGTGGATAATGTGGTGGTTGCTGTGGATGAGCAAAGCATACTAGAGATCGCCAAGGCTCACGGCATAAAAGCGGTGCTAACTAGCAAAGATCATCAAAGTGGCACTGACAGGATAAACGAAGCTGCACAAATTTTGGGGCTAAGCGAGAGTGAGATCATCATAAATGTTCAGGCTGATGAGCCATTTATTGAACCTGAAAATATCGCTAAATTTAGGGCGTTTTGCGAGCAAAACAAAGGGAAAGCCTTTATGTTTTCTTGCTATAAAAAGATAGACGATGAGTTTGCGGATGATAAAAATTTAGTTAAAGTGGTGACTGATTTTGAGGGATATGCGCTTTACTTTTCAAGATCAAGGATACCATTTAACAGAAGCGAGTGCAAAAGCTACAAGGCTCACCTTGGTATCTACGGATACAGCGTAAAAAGCCTAAAAGAGTTTTGCGCGCTCATGCCTTCAAGCCTTGAAAATACCGAGAAACTCGAGCAGCTGCGCGCCCTAGAAAATGGCAAAAAGATAGCGATGCTAGAGGTAAAGAGCCAAAGTATCGGTATCGATAGCGAAGAGGACTACCAAAGAGCGCTAGCTAAATTTGGTAAGAAATAA
- the thrC gene encoding threonine synthase: MRLTPTRSVKDEKVKNVNLSTAMLSPSSAHGGLYAPKKLPKITKVKWQELSSLSYEKLALHIISLFKFDVSEAFFKKALKRYASFDDPKHPVIFKKIDKNLYVNELYHGPTRAFKDMALQPFGSLLSQLAKERGERYLIMCATSGDTGPATLQTFANDENIKVVCLYPDGGTSEVQKLQMQTMQGENLKVFGIKGDFDDAQRALKTLLANDKFKAELKKKRLKLSAANSVNFGRILFQIIYHAYAYANLLKQKALKANESFDIIVPSGNFGNALGAYYAKKMGAKIGKIKIASNANNILTQFFTTGVYDLRDKKLVKTISPAMDILISSNVERLLFDKFGSVRANELMQSLAKNKFYKLSKQELEVLKEDFEASWCDDKECEAYIAKLAKGGYAIDPHTATCFKMVEAGRINVITSTAHWVKFTPSMIKACQIKDTKDEKDALAKTAKILNDSVPSSINSLFSAKILHKDVISEDEIDKCVLEWIEQ; this comes from the coding sequence ATGAGACTAACACCAACTAGAAGCGTAAAAGATGAAAAGGTAAAAAATGTAAATTTAAGCACAGCCATGCTTAGCCCAAGCTCCGCTCACGGCGGACTTTACGCGCCAAAGAAGCTACCAAAGATCACAAAGGTAAAGTGGCAAGAGCTCTCAAGTCTAAGCTACGAAAAGCTCGCACTTCACATCATCTCGCTATTTAAATTTGACGTGTCAGAGGCGTTTTTCAAAAAAGCGCTCAAGAGATACGCAAGCTTTGATGACCCAAAGCACCCTGTCATTTTTAAAAAAATAGATAAAAATTTATATGTAAATGAGCTCTATCACGGCCCAACTAGGGCATTTAAGGATATGGCGCTTCAGCCTTTTGGCTCGCTACTTAGCCAGCTAGCAAAGGAGAGGGGTGAAAGATACCTTATCATGTGTGCAACGAGCGGTGACACTGGCCCTGCGACACTTCAAACCTTTGCAAACGATGAAAATATCAAGGTCGTTTGCCTCTATCCAGACGGCGGCACGAGCGAAGTGCAAAAGCTTCAGATGCAGACCATGCAGGGTGAAAATTTAAAGGTTTTTGGCATAAAAGGCGACTTTGACGACGCTCAAAGAGCGCTAAAAACGCTGCTTGCAAATGATAAATTTAAGGCCGAGCTTAAGAAAAAGCGCCTTAAACTAAGCGCGGCAAACTCGGTAAATTTTGGCAGGATCCTCTTTCAAATCATCTACCATGCCTATGCCTACGCAAATTTACTAAAACAAAAGGCGCTTAAGGCAAACGAGAGCTTTGACATCATCGTACCAAGTGGAAATTTTGGTAATGCACTTGGGGCGTACTATGCTAAAAAAATGGGCGCAAAGATCGGCAAGATCAAGATCGCTTCAAACGCAAACAACATCTTGACGCAGTTTTTTACTACCGGCGTTTACGACCTCAGGGACAAAAAGCTGGTTAAGACAATAAGTCCTGCCATGGACATTTTGATCAGCTCAAACGTCGAGCGTTTGCTGTTTGATAAATTTGGCAGCGTTAGAGCAAATGAACTCATGCAAAGTCTTGCAAAAAATAAATTTTATAAGCTTAGCAAGCAGGAGCTTGAAGTGCTAAAAGAGGACTTTGAGGCTAGCTGGTGCGACGATAAAGAGTGCGAGGCATACATCGCAAAGCTCGCAAAGGGCGGCTATGCGATCGATCCGCATACGGCTACTTGCTTTAAGATGGTAGAGGCTGGCCGCATAAATGTCATTACATCGACCGCACACTGGGTGAAATTTACGCCAAGTATGATCAAAGCGTGCCAGATCAAAGATACGAAAGATGAAAAAGATGCGCTGGCAAAGACCGCTAAAATCTTAAATGATAGCGTGCCAAGCTCGATAAACTCGCTATTTAGCGCAAAAATTTTACATAAAGATGTTATTAGTGAAGATGAGATAGACAAATGTGTCTTAGAATGGATCGAGCAATGA
- the cutA gene encoding divalent-cation tolerance protein CutA, with product MRILITSVAKKKEAKNLSKKLVKKGLAACVSSFSAKSIYLWQEKLCDEKEQILLIKTDAKFKKVAKFIRKHHIYETPEILALKPKEVFKKYENWIKKSTKKGKK from the coding sequence ATGAGAATTTTAATCACCTCAGTCGCAAAGAAAAAAGAGGCAAAAAATCTAAGCAAAAAGCTCGTGAAAAAGGGACTTGCAGCTTGCGTGAGTAGCTTTAGTGCAAAGAGCATTTATCTTTGGCAAGAGAAGCTTTGTGATGAAAAAGAGCAAATTTTACTCATAAAAACGGACGCGAAATTTAAAAAAGTAGCTAAATTTATAAGAAAGCACCACATCTACGAAACTCCAGAAATTTTGGCGCTTAAGCCAAAAGAGGTTTTTAAAAAATACGAAAATTGGATAAAAAAATCAACCAAAAAAGGCAAAAAATGA
- a CDS encoding tetraacyldisaccharide 4'-kinase — MFKKLNIFLHTWANDYFFRPNFFQILLAFLLLPLSFIYFLIVVLKKFTARKIDFGIKVISVGNLTLGGSGKTPLCVAIAKNYEGAFIILRGYKRKSKGMQVVAHDGEILLDVSASGDEAMIYATSIKNANVIVSEDRKVAIDYAKEHGAKYILLDDGFSKFDIAKFDILVRPNPEPRLKFCLPSGAYRYPFSFYKFADFVAIEGQTHFRKSEILNKSKKMVLVTAIANPERLKPFFDECVAQVFFPDHYDFSKDELSEILQSYGATSLLMTQKDYVKAKDFGLRVSLITLGVTLSEEFKKVLAQQI; from the coding sequence GTGTTTAAGAAATTAAATATTTTCTTGCATACTTGGGCGAATGACTACTTTTTTCGCCCAAATTTCTTTCAAATTTTACTAGCATTTTTACTTTTGCCATTAAGTTTTATCTATTTTCTTATTGTTGTGCTTAAGAAATTTACTGCTAGAAAAATAGACTTTGGCATAAAGGTAATAAGCGTTGGAAATTTGACCCTTGGAGGAAGCGGGAAGACTCCACTTTGCGTGGCAATTGCTAAAAATTACGAGGGCGCTTTTATTATCCTTAGAGGATATAAAAGAAAGAGCAAAGGCATGCAAGTTGTCGCTCATGATGGCGAAATTTTACTTGACGTCTCAGCTAGCGGCGATGAGGCGATGATATACGCTACAAGTATTAAAAACGCAAATGTGATAGTAAGCGAAGATAGAAAGGTAGCCATAGACTACGCCAAAGAGCATGGCGCAAAGTATATCTTGCTGGATGATGGATTTTCTAAATTTGACATAGCCAAATTTGACATATTAGTGCGTCCAAATCCTGAGCCAAGGCTAAAATTTTGCCTACCAAGTGGGGCTTATAGATATCCATTTAGCTTTTATAAATTTGCTGATTTTGTGGCGATTGAAGGGCAAACTCATTTTAGAAAGAGTGAAATTTTAAATAAAAGCAAAAAAATGGTACTAGTAACCGCCATAGCAAACCCAGAGCGCCTCAAGCCATTTTTTGATGAATGCGTAGCTCAAGTATTTTTTCCTGATCATTATGATTTTTCAAAAGATGAGCTGAGTGAAATTTTGCAAAGTTACGGTGCCACCTCGCTTTTGATGACGCAAAAGGACTATGTAAAGGCAAAAGATTTTGGGCTGAGAGTATCGCTTATCACGCTTGGAGTTACGTTAAGCGAGGAGTTTAAAAAGGTTTTAGCGCAGCAAATTTAA
- a CDS encoding DegT/DnrJ/EryC1/StrS family aminotransferase — protein sequence MREIPFYRPTITERESELIEEALHSENTTNIVARFEEKLKEYFGAKFVVTTNNIAATHHLALSALDTKRGDKVICSINAFPSIAQAVRHFDAEPIFVDVDEEDFNICPDALEKVLKEQNHKKLKCAFISHIAGQSARMDEITAVCEKYGVKILDDANRGMGLTYNGKKVGSDSFLSCFQTHSRVQNPISTVGFFTTNDEEIYKRAKLLRNYALVNGIDKFGSLSYIYDVVDIGLKYDINSINAAFSIAQLERTDKLIQRRQEIAKIYDKELGECRNITIPVKKREHIYTQYIIKINKNRDGFARELLEHGIHTSLHYIPIHLLSYYKNKYSLKVNDFPNALKNYQQVLSLPIYHSLSDEEVQYICSKVKEISKTRV from the coding sequence ATGAGAGAGATTCCGTTTTATAGACCAACTATCACTGAGCGTGAAAGTGAGCTTATTGAGGAGGCTTTGCACTCTGAAAATACTACTAATATCGTTGCTAGATTTGAAGAGAAGTTAAAAGAGTATTTTGGTGCAAAATTTGTAGTTACCACAAATAATATCGCAGCTACACACCACTTGGCACTAAGCGCGCTTGACACTAAACGCGGAGATAAGGTCATTTGCTCCATAAATGCCTTTCCTAGCATTGCACAAGCTGTTAGACATTTTGATGCTGAGCCTATTTTTGTGGATGTTGATGAAGAAGATTTTAACATCTGTCCAGATGCCCTTGAGAAAGTACTAAAAGAGCAAAATCATAAAAAATTAAAATGTGCTTTTATCTCTCATATCGCAGGTCAAAGTGCTAGGATGGATGAGATAACGGCGGTTTGTGAGAAATACGGCGTAAAAATTTTAGATGATGCAAATCGCGGTATGGGCTTAACATACAATGGCAAAAAAGTTGGCTCAGACTCCTTTTTGTCATGCTTTCAAACACATTCGCGTGTGCAAAATCCTATATCAACGGTTGGATTTTTTACGACAAATGATGAGGAAATTTATAAAAGAGCAAAACTACTTCGCAACTATGCTCTTGTAAATGGCATTGATAAATTCGGTAGCTTGAGTTATATTTATGATGTCGTTGATATTGGCTTAAAGTATGATATAAACTCGATAAATGCAGCATTTTCTATTGCGCAGCTAGAAAGAACAGATAAGCTCATACAAAGAAGACAAGAGATCGCAAAAATTTATGATAAAGAGCTTGGTGAGTGCCGCAATATAACAATCCCTGTCAAAAAACGCGAGCATATTTACACTCAGTATATTATTAAGATAAACAAAAATCGTGATGGCTTTGCCAGAGAGCTTTTGGAGCACGGAATTCACACATCATTGCACTACATACCGATACATTTACTAAGTTATTATAAAAACAAATACTCGCTTAAAGTAAATGATTTTCCAAATGCTTTAAAAAATTATCAGCAAGTGTTGTCACTACCTATTTATCATAGTTTGAGTGACGAAGAAGTGCAATACATCTGCAGCAAAGTAAAAGAAATTTCTAAAACTCGTGTTTAA
- a CDS encoding NAD+ synthase, producing the protein MKEYQKIEETLVFSLKDKTKDKNLLLGVSGGIDSAVVATLCARAKPNETHALIMPTASSNRQNMDDALNLCEKLNIKYKVLSIEGILNAFYETIDVNLSNLRKGNLAARVRMSLLYDYSSSINALVIGTSNKSELMLGYGTIFGDLACAINPIGELYKSEIFEFAKHLGVDKNFINKAPSADLWDGQSDEGDIGYSYAVIDEILENLENNKEQVIKKFGLKAVSDIENRVVSNRFKRQMPLIVKI; encoded by the coding sequence ATGAAGGAGTATCAAAAGATCGAAGAAACTTTAGTTTTTAGCTTAAAAGATAAAACTAAAGATAAAAATTTGTTGTTGGGTGTTAGTGGAGGTATTGATTCTGCTGTAGTAGCGACTTTGTGTGCAAGAGCAAAACCAAATGAAACTCATGCACTCATCATGCCAACAGCATCATCAAACAGACAAAATATGGATGATGCCTTAAATTTATGCGAAAAATTAAACATAAAATATAAGGTTTTATCCATAGAGGGTATTTTAAATGCCTTTTACGAAACGATAGATGTAAATTTAAGCAATTTAAGAAAAGGGAATTTAGCAGCTAGAGTTAGAATGAGCTTGCTTTATGATTATTCATCTAGTATAAACGCTCTAGTTATCGGAACAAGCAACAAAAGTGAGCTTATGCTTGGATACGGTACGATATTTGGGGATTTAGCATGTGCAATAAATCCTATCGGAGAGCTTTACAAAAGTGAAATTTTTGAATTTGCAAAACATCTTGGGGTTGATAAAAATTTTATCAACAAAGCACCTTCGGCTGATTTGTGGGATGGACAAAGTGACGAAGGCGACATAGGTTACAGTTATGCTGTTATTGATGAGATTTTAGAAAATTTAGAAAATAACAAGGAGCAAGTCATCAAAAAGTTCGGATTAAAAGCAGTATCGGATATAGAAAATAGAGTTGTTTCAAACAGGTTTAAACGACAAATGCCGTTGATAGTGAAAATTTAA
- a CDS encoding MBL fold metallo-hydrolase, translated as MRVIHKSFGDFGTNCYIVTKNSSSIVIDPGDGAKEWVLQNAKNLKAILCTHGHFDHIFDVSELKNELKIPVYINKFDAFMCESDIFGYMKDTFTPDVLVENDENFNIDDFCIKFHHFPGHTPGCSMIEIEDVMFSGDFLFKGSIGRWDFPFSDKNEMLASLEKCKNLKGDFALYPGHGESSTLEAEQNNINYWIDIVKNS; from the coding sequence ATGAGAGTAATACACAAAAGTTTTGGAGATTTTGGCACTAATTGTTACATAGTTACAAAAAATAGCTCATCTATAGTGATAGATCCGGGAGATGGGGCAAAAGAATGGGTTTTACAAAATGCTAAAAATTTAAAAGCCATCCTTTGTACTCACGGGCATTTTGACCACATCTTTGACGTGAGCGAACTAAAAAATGAGCTAAAAATTCCAGTTTATATTAACAAATTTGATGCTTTCATGTGTGAGAGTGATATTTTTGGCTATATGAAAGATACTTTTACTCCAGATGTTTTGGTTGAAAATGATGAAAATTTTAACATTGATGATTTTTGCATTAAATTTCATCATTTCCCAGGACATACGCCAGGTTGCTCGATGATAGAGATAGAAGATGTGATGTTTAGTGGAGATTTTTTATTTAAAGGAAGCATAGGACGCTGGGATTTTCCTTTTTCAGATAAAAACGAAATGTTAGCTAGTTTAGAAAAGTGTAAAAATCTAAAGGGCGACTTCGCACTTTATCCAGGGCACGGAGAAAGTAGTACACTAGAGGCCGAGCAAAATAATATTAATTATTGGATAGATATAGTAAAAAATAGCTAA
- a CDS encoding major outer membrane protein → MKITKVSLAALVALGAFSSVASATPLEEAIKNVDLSGFARYRYTNDSTKKTTADTVKGNSAGHAFRMETAFKAAIDDNFFGVLRLRYSATDDSGDKVATGTDKTNTTNSFGVYEMYLGYKVSNTTITAGKQLIKTFYDDGDIAATGLKVVSTDVSGLTLTAAAYDAIENNSDEVDGPFLKEVTDGTKFHDAPANLYYLGAVGSYDPVSFKVAIANLQEIATLYGAEAAFSFNVTDDINLNLKGQYVYSDSDHKKVTDADFWAVQAGTKLFGAKFNAGYLEFDAKNKDNDARNSGKIAFTSIDANGQLINPAKILNSVMSGGGKQYYNNIKGDNDYWFVNAGYDIDKFGLGAGYTQGKGTSYALNKERAKRNEWYTQASYKYSKKLNFLTWYAAAKDKKDGESFKQNRIRFEAKYSF, encoded by the coding sequence ATGAAAATTACAAAAGTTAGCTTAGCTGCTCTGGTTGCTTTAGGTGCATTTTCAAGCGTTGCAAGTGCAACTCCACTTGAAGAAGCTATAAAAAATGTAGATCTTTCAGGATTTGCAAGATATCGTTATACAAATGATAGTACTAAAAAAACTACAGCTGATACTGTCAAGGGTAATAGTGCTGGTCATGCGTTTAGAATGGAGACAGCATTTAAAGCTGCGATAGACGATAACTTTTTTGGTGTTTTAAGACTAAGATATTCTGCCACTGATGATTCAGGCGATAAAGTAGCAACTGGTACAGATAAAACAAATACAACAAATTCTTTTGGTGTATATGAGATGTATCTAGGATACAAAGTATCTAACACTACTATTACAGCTGGTAAACAACTTATCAAAACTTTCTATGATGATGGTGATATAGCAGCTACTGGTCTAAAAGTGGTAAGTACAGATGTATCTGGTCTTACTTTAACAGCTGCTGCTTATGATGCCATAGAAAACAATAGTGATGAAGTAGATGGACCTTTCCTAAAAGAAGTAACGGATGGTACAAAATTCCATGACGCTCCTGCTAACCTCTATTATTTAGGTGCAGTTGGTAGCTACGACCCAGTATCGTTTAAGGTAGCTATTGCAAATCTACAAGAAATTGCTACACTTTATGGTGCTGAGGCAGCATTTAGCTTTAATGTAACCGACGATATAAACCTAAACCTAAAAGGTCAATATGTTTATAGTGATTCAGATCACAAAAAAGTAACTGATGCTGACTTTTGGGCTGTTCAAGCTGGCACAAAACTATTTGGTGCTAAATTTAATGCTGGCTACTTAGAATTTGACGCTAAAAATAAAGATAATGATGCTAGAAATAGTGGTAAAATCGCATTTACATCAATCGATGCAAATGGCCAGCTAATCAACCCAGCTAAAATACTAAATAGCGTAATGAGTGGTGGTGGCAAACAATACTATAATAATATCAAAGGTGACAACGATTACTGGTTTGTTAATGCTGGATATGATATAGATAAATTTGGTCTTGGTGCTGGTTATACTCAAGGTAAAGGCACAAGCTATGCTCTTAATAAAGAGAGAGCAAAAAGAAATGAGTGGTATACACAAGCTAGCTACAAATATAGCAAAAAGCTTAATTTCCTAACTTGGTATGCAGCTGCTAAAGACAAAAAAGATGGTGAAAGCTTTAAACAAAATCGTATAAGATTTGAAGCAAAATATAGCTTCTAA
- a CDS encoding thioesterase, which yields MAEENIYDTKDESQIILPEDENPLRNEIKTAPLAKLNFSGTAFLLEKNHAKTRFFTTDDMVCDTEGLIHSGFVFMGANHAALLAINEEFCVSIGARINFFGPLKLGDVVEFDAQARFEESRKREVKVLGYVKDIKIFEGIFQLVTLEEHIFLAQQKNIQKEAAIRQKKEREEAKDNS from the coding sequence ATGGCAGAAGAAAATATCTATGATACAAAAGATGAATCGCAAATAATCTTACCAGAAGATGAAAACCCATTAAGAAACGAGATCAAAACTGCTCCACTTGCAAAGCTAAATTTTAGTGGAACGGCATTTTTACTTGAAAAAAATCACGCAAAGACTAGATTTTTTACTACGGATGATATGGTGTGCGATACTGAGGGGCTTATTCATAGTGGGTTTGTTTTTATGGGGGCAAATCACGCTGCGCTTTTAGCCATAAATGAAGAATTTTGCGTTAGTATCGGTGCTAGGATAAATTTCTTTGGACCGCTAAAGCTTGGTGACGTGGTGGAATTTGACGCGCAAGCAAGATTTGAAGAGAGCAGAAAAAGAGAAGTGAAAGTACTTGGATATGTTAAAGATATAAAAATTTTTGAAGGAATATTTCAACTTGTCACACTTGAAGAGCATATCTTCTTGGCTCAACAAAAAAATATCCAAAAAGAAGCTGCTATAAGGCAGAAAAAAGAACGAGAAGAAGCTAAAGATAATAGCTAA
- the cmoB gene encoding tRNA 5-methoxyuridine(34)/uridine 5-oxyacetic acid(34) synthase CmoB has protein sequence MNLSKFNEQQKQIFNRIENLANFDCELELKDSVNVKFKNLDQAKKDEIYDLALSLKPWRKGPFEIDDIYIDSEWQSFIKFNILAPHLNLAGKSVADVGCNNGYYMFKMLEYGPKSITGFDPSVHTYLQFAFLNKFIRSNIAYELLGVEGLPEFGAKFDTIFCLGVIYHRSDPIKMLKELKTALNPGGELFLDTMYIDMDGDFALSPKDRYSKIPNIYFVPTLSALQNWCERAKFRDFTLLETKATDLNEQRKTQWIDGESLGNFLDPNDSTKTVEGYPAPKRAYVRVKI, from the coding sequence GTGAATCTTAGTAAATTTAATGAGCAGCAAAAGCAAATTTTTAATAGGATAGAAAATTTAGCAAATTTTGACTGCGAGCTTGAGCTAAAAGATAGTGTAAATGTGAAATTTAAAAATTTAGACCAAGCCAAAAAAGATGAAATTTATGACCTCGCCCTTAGCCTAAAGCCTTGGCGAAAAGGGCCATTTGAAATTGATGATATATATATAGATAGCGAGTGGCAAAGTTTTATTAAATTTAATATCCTCGCCCCACATCTAAATTTAGCTGGCAAAAGCGTGGCTGATGTTGGTTGCAACAATGGATATTATATGTTTAAGATGCTTGAATACGGTCCAAAAAGCATAACCGGCTTTGATCCTAGTGTGCATACATATTTGCAGTTTGCTTTTTTAAATAAATTTATCCGCTCAAATATCGCTTATGAGCTTCTTGGCGTTGAGGGCTTGCCAGAGTTTGGAGCGAAATTTGACACCATTTTTTGCCTTGGCGTGATATATCACAGAAGCGATCCTATAAAAATGCTAAAAGAGCTAAAAACTGCGCTAAATCCAGGCGGCGAGCTATTTTTAGATACTATGTATATTGATATGGATGGCGATTTTGCGCTTAGCCCAAAAGATAGGTATTCGAAAATTCCAAATATCTACTTTGTACCGACTCTCTCGGCATTACAAAACTGGTGCGAGAGAGCTAAATTTAGGGATTTTACCCTGCTTGAAACAAAGGCTACTGATCTAAATGAGCAGCGAAAAACACAGTGGATAGATGGCGAGAGCCTTGGAAATTTCTTAGACCCAAATGACAGTACAAAAACAGTCGAGGGCTACCCAGCGCCAAAAAGAGCATATGTTAGAGTTAAAATTTAA
- a CDS encoding transglutaminase-like domain-containing protein, with protein MQRRDFFKFSSFLGAASLLPNVSLASDEPANPVVRNFDVNFKHFLLEKGKSSRIWLPLPLSTTYQQLTQDYVINTTAKNVYISDTLIPTMYADFEENEPRPILNVQFKIQTTERNTDFSKVNYDPNEKVDPAVLEFLKPTSHIPTDGVVRAKALEIIGDTKGDLERAKAIYTWVANTMQRDNSILGCGTGDVKAILESGKLVGKCTDINSVFVGLCRSVGIPAREIFGIRVGQSRFSDQMGSAKDGVAKISGGQHCRAEFYLKGYGWIPVDPADVTKVRLGEKLTNDDAKIVAVRDYCFGNWEMCWIGFNYGRDFILKPTPEQTPLNNFGYPYAEVDGNTQNYYSPKEFSYDYVSTELK; from the coding sequence ATGCAAAGAAGAGATTTTTTTAAATTCAGTAGTTTTTTAGGTGCAGCTAGTCTGCTTCCAAATGTTAGTTTAGCTAGCGATGAACCAGCAAACCCAGTAGTTAGAAATTTCGACGTAAATTTCAAACATTTCTTACTTGAAAAGGGCAAAAGCTCAAGAATTTGGCTACCGCTCCCACTAAGCACCACTTATCAGCAACTAACCCAAGACTACGTCATAAACACAACCGCTAAAAACGTCTATATTTCAGATACGCTAATACCTACAATGTATGCTGATTTTGAAGAAAATGAGCCAAGACCTATCTTAAATGTGCAGTTTAAAATTCAAACAACAGAGCGTAACACTGACTTTAGCAAGGTAAATTACGATCCAAATGAGAAGGTTGATCCTGCAGTTTTAGAGTTTTTAAAACCAACTTCACACATCCCAACTGACGGCGTAGTAAGAGCAAAAGCGCTAGAGATTATCGGCGATACTAAAGGCGATTTGGAGCGTGCAAAAGCGATCTATACGTGGGTTGCAAATACTATGCAGCGTGATAACAGCATCCTAGGATGCGGCACAGGTGACGTTAAAGCCATACTTGAAAGTGGCAAACTAGTTGGCAAATGCACCGATATAAACTCAGTTTTTGTGGGACTCTGCAGATCAGTTGGCATACCTGCTAGAGAAATTTTTGGCATTAGAGTTGGTCAGTCTAGATTTTCAGACCAGATGGGTAGCGCAAAAGACGGCGTGGCTAAAATTTCAGGCGGACAGCACTGCAGGGCTGAGTTTTACCTAAAAGGCTATGGTTGGATACCAGTTGATCCAGCTGACGTTACAAAGGTAAGACTTGGTGAAAAGCTTACAAACGACGACGCTAAAATCGTAGCTGTTAGGGATTATTGCTTTGGTAACTGGGAGATGTGCTGGATAGGCTTTAACTACGGCCGTGACTTTATCTTAAAGCCAACCCCAGAGCAAACTCCACTAAACAACTTTGGCTATCCATACGCTGAGGTTGATGGCAACACGCAAAACTACTATTCGCCAAAAGAATTTAGCTACGACTACGTATCAACAGAGCTAAAATGA
- a CDS encoding heavy-metal-associated domain-containing protein: MRKILVLVLLALSCYAEKTIEISVPSMHCPLCTAIVRKAALSVEGVKKADVSLKERKAVVIADDKVDEKELLKAVDATGYKGEIK, from the coding sequence ATGCGTAAAATTTTAGTTTTAGTCCTTCTTGCACTTAGTTGCTACGCTGAGAAAACTATAGAAATTTCAGTGCCTAGCATGCACTGTCCGCTTTGCACGGCGATAGTAAGAAAGGCCGCACTTAGCGTTGAGGGCGTAAAAAAGGCAGACGTATCGCTAAAAGAGCGAAAAGCTGTCGTTATAGCAGATGACAAGGTTGATGAAAAAGAGCTTTTAAAGGCGGTCGATGCGACTGGCTATAAGGGCGAGATAAAATAA